The following proteins are co-located in the Dyadobacter chenwenxiniae genome:
- a CDS encoding winged helix-turn-helix domain-containing protein, with protein MKAVNDSRIILGSSVFDLSNQTLVSSNATHQLTFREAKLLALFAKHRNQVLERDFILKSVWEDEGVIVGRSVDVFVSRLRKMLANEPAVKITAVHGVGYKMEVFS; from the coding sequence GTGAAAGCTGTTAATGATTCCAGAATAATTCTCGGATCATCGGTTTTTGACCTGTCTAACCAGACATTGGTTTCCAGTAATGCAACGCACCAGCTTACATTTCGGGAAGCGAAACTGCTTGCATTGTTTGCCAAACATCGAAATCAAGTCCTGGAACGTGATTTCATTCTCAAATCCGTTTGGGAAGATGAAGGTGTCATCGTAGGCCGCAGTGTGGATGTGTTCGTTTCCCGGCTCCGGAAAATGCTGGCTAATGAACCCGCTGTAAAAATCACGGCCGTCCACGGCGTCGGCTACAAAATGGAGGTTTTTTCCTAA
- a CDS encoding ABC transporter permease: protein MFKTFLKIACRHLWQTKLYAFINVTGLAIGTVCVLLAVIYLADEHGYDQFHAHNPNLYRITTTYTDEGKATTTGGTGQVQGPAFSAQIPEIRHYARIMGGDIYSDVRAGERALNVQLLFADSSFFDVFSFHLLHGHKNSALKSVHSVVLTEKTARKFFNRTDVVGRILQMDADPSAMRLGKPLVVSAVVENPPVNSSIQFDMLSPFAFLQVSFDDKNWLSAYLGTFVVLHPRANYEEVIGKFNRIHKMNTKSTKSVAYGLQRITDIHLNPQEVSNQNREAGIINGSKPIYSLIFLGLAAFILLMASINFINISIANAMRRAKEVGIRKATGSSRMAIMLQFLGESAIINILAFVCAIGITISVLSVYNQLADKQFTLTEIIKPSLMLALLGILSINIIVSGLYPAYLLANFNPITALNNRQKLSSDNLLGRGLLVFQFAIAIALGIATMVFYRQMQFIQSKTLGYNPHQIVKIRISGVRDVHQVTRRFRDLLKENPSIKHISLAGEFGFRDVQVGESKTLSYVRTIDEKYVDLMQIMIANGRNFSDQFRSDREFGVLVNEAFVKAAEIKNPVGAQIRPQSDFAENLTIIGITKDFHYGSFKQRIQPLIMPMSDRFGGDALWVKVEMKQQTEALALLERTFKKVLPGAVFNYNFLDQQNALEYKTEMRWQKIIGYATAISIAICCMGLFGLTHLSTARRTKETAIRMVLGATAAHIAILFSRSFLLAVAIAILCACPVSYYLLNLWLSDFAYRIDITWWMFAITGSLAFVLTLTTVSSQAFLAALKNPVSSLRAE, encoded by the coding sequence ATGTTCAAAACTTTCCTGAAAATTGCCTGCCGCCATTTATGGCAGACGAAACTGTATGCCTTTATCAACGTAACCGGACTGGCAATCGGCACCGTTTGTGTGCTGTTAGCGGTCATTTATCTCGCAGATGAGCACGGTTATGACCAGTTTCATGCACACAACCCAAACCTTTACCGCATTACGACCACTTACACCGATGAGGGCAAGGCAACGACAACAGGTGGCACCGGCCAGGTGCAGGGACCAGCATTTTCGGCACAGATTCCTGAGATACGGCATTACGCCCGGATTATGGGCGGCGACATTTATAGCGATGTTCGGGCCGGGGAGCGGGCATTGAATGTACAGTTGCTTTTCGCGGACAGCTCTTTCTTCGACGTGTTCTCTTTCCATCTGCTGCATGGCCACAAGAACTCCGCACTGAAAAGTGTCCACTCCGTTGTACTCACCGAGAAAACCGCACGCAAATTCTTCAACCGGACAGACGTCGTAGGCCGGATTTTGCAAATGGACGCCGATCCGTCTGCGATGCGGCTTGGTAAACCACTGGTGGTTTCGGCTGTGGTGGAAAACCCTCCGGTGAATTCATCGATCCAGTTTGACATGCTCTCCCCTTTCGCATTTCTACAAGTTTCATTTGATGACAAAAACTGGCTTAGCGCCTATCTGGGAACATTTGTTGTGCTGCATCCGCGGGCTAACTACGAAGAAGTGATCGGGAAATTTAACCGGATCCATAAAATGAATACCAAAAGCACAAAAAGTGTTGCTTATGGGTTGCAGCGTATCACGGACATTCATCTTAATCCCCAGGAGGTCTCCAATCAAAACCGCGAAGCCGGAATTATCAACGGCAGCAAGCCAATTTATTCGCTCATTTTCCTGGGTCTGGCAGCATTCATTTTGCTCATGGCCAGCATTAATTTTATCAATATCAGTATTGCTAATGCAATGCGCCGGGCAAAGGAGGTCGGGATCAGGAAGGCAACCGGAAGCAGTCGGATGGCCATTATGCTGCAATTTCTTGGCGAGTCTGCCATCATCAATATACTGGCTTTTGTTTGTGCGATTGGGATTACCATTTCTGTTTTGTCGGTTTACAATCAGTTGGCCGACAAGCAGTTCACATTAACGGAGATTATTAAACCATCGTTGATGCTGGCGCTGCTTGGGATTTTGAGCATCAACATTATCGTTTCAGGTCTTTATCCGGCATATCTGCTGGCCAATTTCAATCCAATCACCGCGCTGAATAATCGACAAAAACTATCTTCTGATAACCTGTTGGGACGCGGTTTACTTGTGTTTCAGTTTGCCATTGCCATTGCTTTGGGGATTGCAACAATGGTTTTTTACAGACAAATGCAATTTATCCAGTCAAAAACCTTGGGATATAATCCGCATCAGATTGTAAAAATCCGGATTTCCGGCGTTCGGGATGTGCATCAGGTTACACGCAGGTTCAGGGATCTTTTAAAAGAAAATCCCTCAATTAAACACATTTCGCTGGCAGGCGAATTTGGATTTAGGGACGTGCAGGTTGGCGAGAGTAAAACGCTTAGTTACGTCCGCACGATTGATGAAAAATATGTTGACCTCATGCAGATCATGATCGCGAACGGCAGAAACTTTTCAGATCAATTTCGTTCGGACCGTGAGTTTGGTGTTTTGGTCAATGAAGCATTTGTGAAAGCAGCAGAAATAAAGAATCCCGTTGGTGCACAAATCAGGCCTCAATCTGATTTCGCGGAAAACCTTACGATTATCGGCATAACGAAAGACTTTCATTACGGGTCGTTTAAACAACGCATTCAGCCCTTGATAATGCCTATGAGCGATCGATTCGGCGGTGACGCGCTTTGGGTTAAGGTTGAAATGAAGCAGCAAACAGAGGCATTGGCATTATTGGAACGGACATTCAAGAAAGTTTTACCGGGCGCTGTTTTTAATTATAATTTTCTCGACCAGCAAAATGCTTTGGAATACAAAACAGAGATGCGCTGGCAAAAGATCATTGGATATGCAACAGCTATTTCCATCGCCATTTGTTGTATGGGATTGTTTGGGTTAACCCATTTATCAACCGCGCGACGGACGAAGGAAACGGCAATCCGGATGGTTTTGGGCGCTACCGCTGCACATATTGCCATATTGTTCTCACGCAGTTTCCTGCTGGCTGTGGCCATTGCGATTCTGTGCGCCTGCCCGGTCAGCTATTATTTACTGAATCTCTGGCTGAGCGATTTTGCCTATCGAATTGATATTACGTGGTGGATGTTTGCCATCACCGGCAGCCTCGCGTTCGTGCTCACATTGACCACGGTTTCGTCCCAGGCTTTTCTTGCGGCGCTCAAAAATCCGGTGTCTTCTTTGCGTGCCGAGTAA
- a CDS encoding ABC transporter ATP-binding protein: MIKLEKISKYYPAGFGKTYVLRHIDLHIKEGEFVSIMGPSGSGKSTLLHILGLLEEPSEGEYLFLDEPVQKLSEKKRTELHRHHIGFVFQAYHLIDELTVYENIETPLLYKGTPGSERKSRVAELLDRFNMVAKKDLFPHQLSGGQQQLVGVARAIVHNPKVIFADEPTGNLHSEQSIEIMELFQKLNQEDKVTIVQVTHSEVNAGYGNRVVRLKDGWLA; the protein is encoded by the coding sequence ATGATTAAGTTAGAAAAGATATCCAAATATTACCCGGCAGGTTTTGGCAAAACTTATGTGTTGCGCCACATTGATTTACACATTAAAGAAGGCGAGTTTGTATCGATTATGGGCCCTTCCGGTTCCGGTAAATCAACTTTGCTGCATATTTTAGGATTACTTGAAGAGCCTTCCGAAGGCGAATATCTTTTTCTGGATGAACCCGTTCAAAAACTGTCTGAGAAAAAACGTACGGAACTGCACCGCCACCACATTGGATTCGTATTTCAGGCATATCACCTCATCGACGAACTGACTGTTTATGAGAACATTGAAACACCATTACTTTACAAAGGAACACCTGGTTCGGAACGTAAAAGCCGGGTTGCCGAGTTGCTGGACCGCTTCAATATGGTTGCCAAAAAAGACCTTTTCCCTCACCAGCTTTCCGGTGGACAGCAGCAGTTGGTAGGCGTTGCGCGCGCCATTGTACACAATCCGAAAGTGATTTTTGCAGATGAACCAACAGGAAACCTGCATTCGGAACAGTCGATTGAGATTATGGAATTATTTCAAAAATTAAATCAAGAAGATAAAGTCACCATTGTCCAGGTAACGCATTCGGAAGTCAATGCCGGATACGGAAACCGGGTTGTCCGACTCAAAGACGGGTGGTTAGCCTAA
- a CDS encoding TolC family protein: MKHLILLFCLLPLFGKAQSSLSLAECVDLLAKNNLIYQQSSLQAEAAHAQLRQTKSQILPQISFGSTQTLNAGRSIDQSTNTYIDEVFGNSSLGLNFQMPVFQGFKVQNQIRQGVLLKESAEENRTAILNAQTVLLMQNYVNVLATKALYESWTEQVLSSETQVDRISKQVNAGTVGVNLLYEIKAQLANDKFSQVTALTDYRTARLVLFQRMNVTPDDKVDFEALAPKDSALTAANAIDIYEDAQKSFPEIRSAELYRQSFSYQVKSIKALNYPSLGLQGGFGAVYATSNKNLDYFNQLNATRNGSLQLNLNIPIMGRWLTKPRVELAKVQERQAQNTLDVTNQVLRQAIELAVLNLQSMADRQASAQGQVESLTAAFAVIESKMNAGIANSYEYSLAKANLAKAQANAIQAKYDYLMQQRLLQYYRQGNWAGVF; the protein is encoded by the coding sequence ATGAAACATTTAATTTTACTTTTTTGCCTTTTACCGCTTTTCGGGAAGGCTCAATCTTCGCTCAGTCTGGCGGAATGCGTGGATCTGCTCGCTAAAAATAACCTGATTTACCAGCAAAGTAGCCTTCAGGCTGAGGCTGCCCACGCTCAATTGAGGCAAACCAAGTCACAGATCCTGCCACAGATCTCTTTCGGATCAACGCAGACCCTGAATGCCGGCCGGAGTATTGATCAGTCTACCAATACGTATATAGATGAGGTTTTCGGTAATAGTTCGCTTGGGCTCAATTTTCAAATGCCCGTTTTCCAGGGTTTCAAAGTACAGAACCAGATCAGACAAGGTGTTTTGCTTAAAGAGTCTGCCGAAGAAAACCGTACAGCGATATTGAATGCTCAAACGGTGTTGCTGATGCAGAATTACGTAAATGTATTGGCAACAAAAGCACTTTACGAATCCTGGACAGAACAAGTGTTATCTTCTGAAACGCAGGTGGACAGGATTTCCAAACAGGTGAATGCCGGGACGGTTGGAGTCAATTTACTTTATGAAATCAAGGCTCAGCTGGCCAATGACAAATTCAGTCAGGTGACGGCCCTAACCGATTACCGCACTGCCAGACTGGTCCTTTTTCAGAGAATGAATGTCACGCCAGACGACAAAGTTGATTTCGAGGCACTTGCTCCAAAAGACTCGGCACTAACCGCCGCTAATGCGATCGACATTTATGAAGATGCCCAAAAAAGTTTTCCCGAAATACGAAGCGCTGAATTATACCGCCAAAGCTTTTCGTATCAGGTGAAGTCTATAAAAGCGCTTAATTATCCTTCGCTGGGATTGCAGGGCGGATTTGGTGCCGTTTATGCAACCAGTAACAAGAATCTGGATTATTTCAATCAATTGAATGCGACCCGTAACGGCTCGTTGCAGCTGAATCTGAACATTCCTATTATGGGCCGCTGGCTTACCAAGCCACGCGTGGAGCTGGCCAAGGTGCAGGAACGCCAGGCGCAAAATACACTGGACGTAACCAACCAGGTTCTGCGGCAAGCCATTGAGCTGGCTGTACTAAACCTGCAATCGATGGCCGACAGACAAGCCTCTGCGCAAGGTCAGGTGGAATCGCTTACGGCTGCATTCGCGGTGATTGAAAGCAAGATGAACGCTGGAATTGCCAACTCATACGAATATTCGCTGGCAAAGGCTAACCTTGCCAAAGCGCAGGCGAATGCGATTCAGGCAAAATATGATTATCTGATGCAACAGAGATTATTACAATATTATCGCCAGGGAAACTGGGCCGGGGTGTTTTAG
- a CDS encoding outer membrane beta-barrel protein yields MIKIILFSSIGLLCLIGEVQAQAQKGTRYWGATINSNGQTNSQKFDSPYESDNKVINISPSLQTGWFFKENTMIGVGLSPSISFFRLKSNLVGTEIKSGYNGLAVNLTPYIRRYKALSSKWLLYVHSGVSLSYVRGKDFQGDESSFENGYGVGLGIVPGVAYRLTPRFWLETDVSVFNLNLSYLNFNDNNNVSFQTGLRSEIQQYFTVRAAWYIQKSN; encoded by the coding sequence ATGATAAAAATTATCCTTTTCTCGTCCATAGGCCTTTTGTGCCTGATAGGCGAGGTTCAGGCACAGGCACAGAAAGGCACCCGCTATTGGGGCGCGACCATCAACTCCAATGGGCAAACCAACAGTCAGAAATTTGACTCGCCCTATGAATCTGACAACAAAGTAATTAACATCTCCCCATCGCTACAAACAGGCTGGTTTTTCAAAGAAAATACAATGATCGGTGTTGGCCTTAGCCCATCGATCAGCTTTTTCAGGTTAAAAAGCAATCTGGTCGGAACTGAAATAAAATCCGGATATAACGGGTTAGCAGTAAATCTTACACCCTACATCAGGCGGTATAAAGCACTGAGCAGCAAATGGTTGCTATATGTCCATTCGGGAGTGAGCCTGAGCTATGTTCGCGGCAAAGACTTTCAGGGCGACGAGTCTTCTTTCGAAAACGGCTATGGCGTTGGACTGGGTATTGTTCCGGGCGTTGCATATCGGCTGACACCCCGGTTTTGGCTTGAAACGGATGTCAGTGTATTCAATCTGAACCTTTCTTACCTCAATTTTAATGACAACAACAATGTCAGTTTCCAAACCGGACTAAGATCTGAAATTCAGCAGTATTTTACTGTCAGGGCCGCCTGGTATATTCAAAAATCTAACTAA
- a CDS encoding outer membrane beta-barrel protein, producing MKKRIIFILLLQICAASAVKAQLEGRRFLSGGIGASFYNTNPDLDEATNNYNGNVSIGIGMFKTQTKAVGWNLTGYVGGGKSLRYINGQSEPKSGINQYGIGVGRFWQFYKHFNEKIGIYIGPNVNLNYGYKKEWLTEQNDINEQKTHTTNLSLGVSAGVYYKLSERWWLDASLGFATPFSVGYTKTNNEFLASSQTTKASQFNYNLSPTFNFPSVGLGLRYFLAN from the coding sequence ATGAAAAAACGAATTATATTTATACTGTTACTGCAAATATGTGCAGCAAGTGCTGTAAAGGCCCAATTGGAAGGAAGGCGATTTTTGTCCGGAGGGATAGGCGCAAGTTTCTACAATACAAATCCTGATCTGGACGAAGCAACAAATAACTACAATGGAAATGTCAGCATTGGGATCGGCATGTTCAAGACGCAGACCAAAGCAGTCGGCTGGAACCTGACCGGTTATGTGGGTGGAGGAAAAAGTTTGCGATACATCAATGGTCAAAGCGAGCCTAAAAGTGGGATAAACCAATATGGAATTGGCGTCGGACGCTTTTGGCAATTTTATAAACATTTCAATGAGAAAATCGGCATCTACATTGGCCCGAACGTAAACCTCAACTATGGCTACAAAAAAGAGTGGCTTACTGAACAAAACGACATAAATGAACAAAAAACGCATACAACCAATCTTTCACTGGGAGTAAGTGCAGGAGTTTACTATAAGTTGTCCGAAAGATGGTGGCTGGATGCAAGTCTTGGATTTGCTACGCCATTTTCAGTGGGTTACACGAAAACCAACAATGAATTTCTGGCGTCTTCTCAGACTACAAAAGCCAGTCAGTTCAATTATAACCTGTCCCCTACCTTTAATTTTCCCAGCGTAGGCTTAGGCCTTCGCTATTTCCTGGCCAACTAA
- a CDS encoding GDSL-type esterase/lipase family protein: protein MKKIFLLISVVWLSACHKPNTANLSEPWQPDYDVRRSEASIVVFEQKDDEKMPAPGGIVFTGSSSFTKWQNVAEDLAPLPIINRGFGGSTFPEVIYYAPRNVLKYKPKTIVTYCENDMFGKKPKTPEQVRDEYVTFVKLVRAKLPDVQLYFVSLKPSPSRWARKDDVIKANQLIQDYIKKDRKHHYIDVWPVMLKNGRPDGSIFVGDSLHMNDEGYRRWTAVFKPILEKTL, encoded by the coding sequence ATGAAAAAAATCTTCCTGCTGATCTCCGTTGTATGGCTAAGTGCCTGCCATAAACCCAACACCGCCAACCTTTCTGAACCCTGGCAGCCGGATTACGATGTAAGAAGATCAGAGGCATCCATTGTGGTTTTTGAACAAAAAGATGATGAAAAAATGCCTGCACCAGGCGGTATCGTCTTTACGGGTAGTTCCTCTTTTACCAAATGGCAAAATGTTGCCGAAGACCTTGCGCCACTGCCCATCATTAACCGTGGTTTCGGCGGATCTACATTTCCCGAAGTAATCTATTACGCGCCACGCAATGTGTTGAAATACAAACCCAAAACAATTGTGACCTATTGCGAAAACGATATGTTCGGCAAGAAGCCTAAAACACCCGAACAGGTTAGGGATGAATATGTTACGTTTGTAAAACTGGTGCGTGCGAAACTTCCGGATGTACAACTATATTTTGTTTCACTAAAACCTTCCCCATCCCGCTGGGCAAGAAAGGATGACGTGATCAAGGCCAATCAGCTCATTCAGGATTATATCAAAAAAGATAGAAAGCATCATTATATAGATGTGTGGCCTGTTATGCTGAAAAATGGAAGGCCGGACGGCAGTATATTCGTAGGCGACAGCCTCCATATGAACGATGAAGGTTACCGTCGGTGGACAGCCGTTTTCAAGCCTATTTTAGAGAAGACATTGTAA
- a CDS encoding FGGY-family carbohydrate kinase produces MKVTAVFDIGRTNKKYILFDEKYQIIDEFSESLPETTDEDGFPTEDIELLTKWVQDRWAILLEDPRYDIKAVNVAAYGASLVHLDASNKPLTPLYSYLKPFPENLLKQFYSTYGDPTRLSLQTGSPAMGMLNSGMQLYWLKYTYPDIYKQIATTLHLPQYILYLLTGRKVSDYTSLGCHTALWSFEMWDYHDWVKDEGIHKKLAPVLASSSFIYRHHDKGIQSGFGLHDSSSALIPYRMAVKKPFVLLSTGTWCINFNSFASKPMTSYQLERDCMNYLTPEGSGVTASRLFLGREHDYQVARIAEYFRVDPDFYKGVAYDEEILNADTPRFYTACMTGNGPFPEPNTQEWQISAFATAESAYHHLIKGLTELLFVSLDLIGINDVQAIYIDGGFARNEIFARLIARNYPNHTVYATDLPYATSLGAALHVTRPQTFEFSKEIYEIKA; encoded by the coding sequence ATGAAAGTAACAGCGGTTTTTGACATTGGCAGGACCAATAAGAAGTATATACTTTTTGATGAAAAGTATCAGATAATAGATGAATTTTCAGAGTCACTTCCCGAAACAACGGACGAAGACGGGTTCCCGACCGAGGATATTGAATTGCTGACCAAATGGGTGCAGGATCGCTGGGCGATATTGCTGGAAGACCCGAGATACGACATCAAAGCTGTTAATGTGGCTGCATATGGTGCGAGCTTGGTTCATTTGGACGCTTCCAACAAGCCGCTCACGCCCTTATACTCTTATTTGAAACCATTCCCCGAAAATCTTTTAAAGCAATTTTACAGCACATACGGCGACCCAACCCGGCTTTCACTGCAAACGGGCTCTCCGGCTATGGGAATGCTTAATTCGGGCATGCAGCTTTACTGGCTGAAATACACCTACCCGGACATTTACAAACAGATCGCTACAACATTACATTTACCGCAATACATTCTTTATTTGCTGACAGGCAGAAAAGTTAGTGATTATACGTCATTAGGCTGTCACACAGCGCTTTGGAGTTTTGAAATGTGGGATTATCATGATTGGGTGAAGGACGAGGGAATTCACAAAAAGCTGGCACCGGTCCTGGCATCCTCTTCCTTTATTTACAGACATCATGATAAAGGAATCCAATCTGGATTTGGCTTGCACGACAGCTCTTCGGCATTGATCCCTTACAGAATGGCGGTAAAGAAGCCATTTGTGCTGCTGTCAACGGGAACCTGGTGTATTAACTTCAATTCCTTCGCCTCCAAGCCGATGACGTCCTATCAGCTCGAACGCGACTGCATGAATTACCTGACCCCTGAGGGCAGCGGGGTAACCGCTTCGCGCTTGTTTTTGGGCAGGGAACATGATTATCAGGTTGCCCGTATCGCCGAATATTTCCGCGTCGATCCCGATTTTTACAAGGGTGTGGCTTATGATGAGGAAATTTTAAATGCTGATACGCCCCGTTTCTACACGGCATGCATGACCGGAAATGGTCCTTTCCCCGAGCCTAACACGCAAGAATGGCAGATCAGCGCATTTGCGACAGCTGAAAGCGCTTACCATCATTTGATTAAAGGCCTTACAGAATTGCTTTTTGTATCGCTGGATCTGATCGGGATCAATGATGTGCAAGCGATTTACATTGACGGCGGCTTTGCAAGAAATGAGATTTTCGCCAGACTTATCGCGCGTAACTATCCAAATCACACAGTCTACGCAACGGATCTGCCTTATGCAACTTCCCTGGGTGCTGCACTGCACGTGACAAGGCCGCAAACATTCGAATTCTCAAAAGAGATTTACGAGATAAAAGCATAA
- the recG gene encoding ATP-dependent DNA helicase RecG, producing MTSDAIQTVRTRFFDTKIEFLKGVGPQKAALLNQELGIFTFGDLIQHYPFRHEDRTVFHKIKDLNEQLSGAQIKGRLREWTMTGEGNKKRLVAYFTDGTGILELVWFQSIAWYEKNLRPNTEYIVFGKPVAFGGRWSITHPELDLITPENENGGFWQPIYPLTEKLRRKFVDSRAIGRMMKSLLEISRPHIRETLPETLVQKYRLVSKADALWNFHLPQSAQWLHQAQRRLKFEELFYNQFRLIKNKLLHKTEYPGMVFSHTNLVKQFYDNHLPFTLTNAQIRVLAEIHADLKTGKQMNRLLQGDVGSGKTIVAFISMLFALDNDAQACLMAPTEILADQHYQGLRKFADLLGVNICKLTGSTKKKERELIHKQLLDGSMHIIVGTHALIEDIVQFKNLGLCIIDEQHRFGVAQRAKLWAKNSHINPHMLVMTATPIPRTLAMTLYGDLDISAINELPAGRKPIKTVHRYDAHRLSVFGFLKDEIAKGRQIYMVYPLIEESEKMDLKDLMDGYESVSRAFPNVPLSILHGKMKSADKDFEMARFVRGETKIMVATTVIEVGVNVPNASVMVIENAERFGLSQLHQLRGRVGRGAEQSYCILITDYKISKETKLRIETMCRTNDGFEIAEVDLQLRGPGDLSGTQQSGLLDLLVANLAQDGEILKAARQSAEEILHADPDLLQPVNQPILAHIEHMGKEATNWSRIS from the coding sequence ATGACTTCTGACGCAATCCAAACGGTAAGAACCCGCTTCTTTGATACGAAAATCGAGTTTTTGAAAGGAGTAGGGCCTCAAAAAGCTGCCCTGCTCAATCAGGAACTGGGCATTTTTACATTTGGTGACCTCATCCAGCATTATCCTTTCCGGCACGAAGACAGGACTGTTTTTCACAAGATCAAGGACCTGAACGAACAGTTGTCAGGTGCGCAAATCAAAGGCAGGCTGCGGGAGTGGACTATGACGGGTGAAGGCAACAAAAAGCGACTCGTGGCTTACTTCACAGACGGCACAGGGATTTTGGAACTCGTTTGGTTTCAAAGCATTGCCTGGTATGAAAAAAATCTTCGCCCGAATACGGAATACATTGTTTTTGGAAAACCCGTTGCATTTGGTGGCAGATGGAGCATTACGCACCCTGAACTGGACCTGATTACGCCTGAGAACGAAAACGGTGGTTTCTGGCAGCCCATTTACCCGCTTACCGAAAAGCTCAGAAGAAAATTTGTCGATAGCAGGGCGATAGGTAGGATGATGAAATCGCTCCTGGAAATTTCCAGGCCGCATATCCGTGAAACGCTTCCTGAAACGCTCGTTCAAAAATACAGGCTTGTTTCCAAGGCAGATGCGCTATGGAATTTTCACCTGCCGCAAAGTGCGCAATGGCTGCATCAGGCGCAACGGCGACTTAAATTTGAGGAGCTGTTTTACAATCAGTTCAGGCTGATTAAAAATAAGCTGTTGCATAAAACGGAATATCCGGGAATGGTTTTCAGCCATACTAATTTGGTAAAGCAGTTTTATGACAACCATTTGCCGTTTACACTTACTAATGCGCAAATCAGGGTGCTAGCCGAAATTCATGCGGACTTAAAAACCGGAAAGCAGATGAACCGCCTTTTGCAAGGCGACGTGGGTTCGGGTAAGACCATTGTGGCGTTCATTTCCATGCTTTTCGCGTTGGATAACGATGCCCAGGCCTGTTTGATGGCGCCAACAGAAATCCTGGCAGACCAGCATTATCAAGGGTTGAGAAAATTTGCGGACTTGCTCGGTGTCAACATTTGCAAGCTCACAGGCTCGACGAAAAAGAAGGAAAGAGAGTTGATCCACAAGCAATTGCTGGACGGTTCCATGCATATTATCGTGGGTACACACGCGTTGATTGAGGACATTGTCCAGTTTAAAAATCTTGGTTTGTGTATTATTGACGAACAACACCGCTTCGGCGTGGCACAACGGGCCAAGTTATGGGCCAAAAACAGTCATATCAACCCGCATATGCTTGTCATGACGGCAACGCCAATTCCACGCACATTGGCTATGACGTTGTACGGCGACCTGGATATTTCGGCCATCAATGAACTCCCGGCCGGCCGAAAACCGATCAAAACGGTTCACCGTTACGACGCGCATCGCTTGTCTGTTTTTGGTTTCCTAAAAGACGAGATCGCAAAGGGACGGCAGATTTATATGGTTTATCCATTAATTGAAGAATCCGAGAAAATGGATTTGAAAGATTTAATGGACGGCTACGAAAGTGTTTCACGCGCATTTCCCAATGTGCCGCTGAGCATTTTGCATGGTAAAATGAAGTCTGCCGATAAGGATTTTGAAATGGCCAGATTTGTACGCGGCGAAACCAAAATTATGGTTGCAACAACGGTTATTGAAGTTGGGGTCAATGTGCCCAATGCGTCCGTAATGGTCATTGAGAATGCAGAAAGGTTTGGTTTATCTCAATTACACCAGCTCCGTGGCAGGGTAGGGAGGGGCGCGGAACAATCGTATTGCATTTTAATTACCGACTATAAAATCAGCAAAGAAACCAAGCTGAGAATTGAAACGATGTGCAGAACCAATGATGGTTTCGAAATTGCAGAAGTGGATCTTCAACTGCGCGGGCCGGGGGATTTGTCGGGAACGCAGCAAAGCGGGCTTTTGGATTTATTGGTTGCTAATCTGGCGCAGGATGGAGAAATATTGAAAGCTGCGCGTCAGTCCGCAGAGGAAATCCTGCATGCAGATCCTGACCTGCTCCAACCTGTAAACCAACCTATCCTTGCTCATATTGAACATATGGGCAAGGAAGCTACTAATTGGAGCAGGATCAGTTAA
- a CDS encoding DUF2911 domain-containing protein codes for MKTTFLTLFLTLVSLTWAAAQSPRITTDGPNVSVAYGQPSKKGRVLFGKEGSESLEKYGKVWRTGANASTEITFKKDGMFAGKSVKAGTYSLFTIPGEKEWTIILNSVLGQSGAYDYDKNKEKDVLKVTVPSKTYPTSEEKLTFKSTATSLDFQWDKTGFSVPLKF; via the coding sequence ATGAAAACCACATTTTTAACACTTTTCCTGACATTAGTTTCATTGACATGGGCTGCTGCTCAAAGTCCACGCATAACAACAGACGGCCCGAATGTTAGCGTTGCTTACGGCCAGCCTTCGAAAAAAGGAAGGGTTCTTTTTGGTAAGGAAGGAAGTGAAAGTTTAGAAAAATATGGCAAAGTATGGAGAACCGGCGCGAATGCTTCCACGGAGATCACATTCAAGAAAGATGGCATGTTCGCGGGCAAATCTGTGAAAGCCGGGACTTACAGCCTATTCACAATTCCAGGTGAAAAAGAGTGGACGATTATCCTGAACAGCGTTTTGGGACAGTCAGGAGCATATGATTATGACAAAAACAAAGAAAAAGATGTTTTGAAAGTGACTGTACCAAGCAAAACTTACCCTACGTCAGAAGAAAAACTGACATTCAAATCAACCGCAACTTCGCTTGATTTCCAATGGGATAAAACAGGCTTCTCTGTTCCTTTGAAATTTTAA